The nucleotide window cacacacacacacgttcacgccacacacacacactcacaccagaCACAGGCAGATGGCCCATCTGTCAGGCAAGCTGCCGACCAATGCCCTCACAGCCCCAACGAGCGCCCCCTTGCCCGGGGCGGTCAAGCCCAGAACCAGGCGCCCAACACGGCCAACACCAACGCCCCAACCGCCACCCATTACCAGCCCCCAGCATGCTGCGACATTCCCTGTGCCCTTATCGTGCAGCACTCCTACGAACCCGCCAACCCCTCCGAGCTCACACCCAAAATGAGAATGACCACCTTCACCACAGCACCGCCCACCCCAAGGTTATACATACAATAGGAGATAAGACTAAATCATTGGTTAGTAATGCCTGTCAGACAGATGTTACTTGTAATGTGATGATATGAATAATGATGGTGGAATtagagaaatggaaaataagGTAGTGAGGTTCATACTTCTGTGTTCACAGTGTGGCAAAGCTCTCTGCTAACGTACCTCTTTCATATACATTCATGTACCTGGGATGTGCAGAGATGCCTTGCTACCATTAGAGGGTGCTGTCTTCCTATCTAGAGGAAGACGGAGCATCATCTTTGACCAGAACAAGTCAAAGTTACATGTATTTGCAGGTAAAATCCTGCggtaaagtatttattttatgtaacaTAAAGACAACATATTACAAATGAAGCCACAAACCAGTTTATGGTGTGAAGTTGGCTTTGTTCTCTAAGATAATGCCTTTGcaatacacaaagaaaataaatagagatgtatatttaaatacatttcaggcATCTAgatttaaaactgtatttatgtcAGTATCGGTTATAATCATTAAGTTGGGTCAGTGTTCACATGTAATGTTTCAGTGGGTTTTAAAATGGCAGGAATCCTAAACGCAGTCAGGTCCGATACCACTGTCCCTTCCCTTTCAATCCCTCCTACCACTGATCTGCTTTCACACACGGCAGACTGACCATTTGTGATTCACTCTTCTCTTTCGCCCTCCTTCATTTCTTTTGATACCTCCTCCTTCAAACACTTAGTGTGTTTATGATAGTGTCACGACAAACACTAGCGCCCCCtcgtcctctccctcctcctcccgttGCCCCCTCCTCCTTAGATGGCAACCAGGGGCCACCGCTGCTGGTCCCCTCTGTCCATGAGCGGCACACAGTAGGGCCAGTGCCCCGTCCAGAACCCCCAGACCCGAAGGACACGGTCAGTAAATCTACTGTTACGCCACGATGATGTGACTCTTTGCCTTTACCGTGGAGAAATGCCAAACTGAGACCCCCTTACACCACCCACCCCCCTCTTCTGAGATCCTTCAGATACTTTCCCTCCCTCCGGTAAACACGTTGCCACATGTTTGGAAAATGCAAAAGAGCAGTAAAAGTTTTGGCTCTCCAGCATCTTCTAACACCGTTCACCTGAGCCGCTCTCCCTCTTTATCCTCACCTCATCCATCGCAAACCCGAGCTCCCTCTGCACAACCGTCCACTTCCATTCCCCTTCAGTAAAAGCATGAAACACCTCTCACTGAGTGTTGCCATCTTTTAGACTACGTGGATAAGTAATGTGGATAAGTAATGTGTCGTTTAATAATATAGTCGTATAATGTATGCCTTGTAATTTGTAAGTTTCATTTACCTTATATAAGTCAATTTAAAGCTTAagtttatgtatgtgtatagAAGTGGTGTTGTTAAGATTGTTAAGGTTTGATTGGAGTTAAAGCGTCTATGATCTATAATAGTTGCAGTGATGAATTGTATGTggcctgaaacaaaacaaaaattcacTTGAAAATGAGACGTCAATCCCAATGTGAATTTTTTTGGCCAGAATGCAACAGTGGTGACAAGGAAAAGTACTTAAGATAAGTAATGTATTATTGAGCGTTCAGACTGGCTTCTATAATATAACTTGCATTCGTAGCGTAACATAGATCGTGTATGTTACCGTGTGATCACCAGTGTAGACCCAGCACACCCTGGAATGGCAGCGCACACAGCACGATGCTGcgttgtgtttcctgtgtgtaaTTCAGATGATCTGCACTCCCTTTACTTTAAGACCTTgtagaagtgtgtttgtgtttctctctttcaatATCCTGACCACAGCTCAGAGTGTGCTTCTCTATCCTTCCCCCCATCTTTCCCCTGCTGTCCCTTTCCGCTCCCGCTTCCTGTCACATCCCTGCTTCCCTTCCATCaccattgatttattgatttatttattgtcaacCCTCGCTCTCATCCTCACACCACTGCACTTACATGTACCTCAACTTTTTTATGATCGTGCCCAAACTTTTGTTTGGCCTCACGAATGCCGTCTTTCCCTCATCGTTTCATCATCTGCGTTGTCCAACACCCTTCTTTTACTTTCACGATTATCCTCACTGTCCATTTATACTTGTTGGATGATGACATCTCTACTGCTTGAATACAAACACACCCCATCCTTGTCCactttctctgctgttttcctcACCAATCTTCCCACTTCCTTGGTTCCTTCCTTTATCCAACTTTTCTGAATTCATCCTCTCATCTTCCTTCTAACTCTGCTCTTTGCCTCTTCCCCTTCTCCCTTCCTtaaacactgctcctggatcttTCTCCCCTTCACTTCTTTTCCAATATCCTACCCTCCACCTCATTTCGGTTCCAATTTCCTTCCCTCGCCATTAACCTCTCTTCCCTTCTATCATTTACCATCACTGCTTCTTTCCTGCCCCTCCCCACCTGCAGGACGATAAGGAGATCGACTTGGAGCACCTACACCGCCGGGTTAACAGCTTGTGCACCGAGGATGAGAGCCCCCACAAGCAATTCTCCACCTCTTCCGTCGATTTAACGCCCCTCGACATGGATGCGCTGCCAGCTGCGCGCCAGGCCCTCGAGCAGATCAGCGATTTCCGCAACACCCACATCACAACCACCACCTTCATCCCCGAGCAGATCCAGACCCTCAGCCGCAGCCTCTCTGCCAAAGCCGCCGCTGGATTTTCCGCTGGTTTCGGCAGCGGCGGGGGCGTTCTCCAGGACCACCGGACTGGGGTGGGCCCTTTCAGGCAGAGGGCCCCCAACGGTGGCTTCTTCCGCAGCCCCATTAAAACAATGTCCTCCATCCCCTACCAGTCCACAGGTCCAGGACCCAACTTTGGATATGGCAACGATCCAGACAGGGGCACCTCCATATGAGGAGTCGCTAAGAATGTGGTtggttcaggaggaggaggaggagaaggaagagaaagagcaggaggtgaGGTGGTTAGAGTCAGTCACGGGGTGGTTGAACAAATACATTACGGCTAAGCTAAAAAGACAGAGGATAGTGATCTGTGTACATAGGATTCTCTCTGTTTTATATATGGAGAAGACGACGGAGGTGGAGCTCTGCTGGGGCGTCTCCTTATCCTCCTGCAAACCAAGCTGGTGAGGTGcaagagggggaagagggagggggaTATTTGCTTTATTGATGTCGTTCTTGTGATTGTTTGGGGGATTCTTTTGGGAAATAAAGGGGTGTGAAAGGGGATcttattttttatagttttggttttatggcATGAGGACTGCCTCATGTGAGGGACATTTGCTGAAATGACCTGACTCCTATTACTGTCTGAACCCCACCTCGGAGGGTTCAGTTTGTACGACTCTGACCGCAGGAAATACTTCATAATTCTTGTGAGCTCCCAGGCTGGCATTGGTGGAAGACTGGCGCTGTCTTTGGCCAAGAAGCAACAACGACTAATAAGCAATTTTGGGGCTGTTATTTTATGAAGGTATATATAACCACAGTTTTGTCCGTAGCCCTGGGAGTGCACACAGGAAACCCCTTGTAGTTTTGAAAAGGCCCCCATCTCAGTGAATATTGGAAGAATCCACTTCTCCGGGTTTTCTCTGCCTTTTTGCTATGTGGGAGTCCATTCTCGGTTTTCTCGTCTTCTCCGGTGTCGTTCCACCAATACCTCGGGTTCCCAATGTGTAAGTATCTCCAAGATGGTGTCAACACAGTGGCCTGACTAGACCTAAGACTTTACAGCTGAACACATGCTGACACAGTGATGGTGCGTCGCTCTGAGAACTGTTGAAATGCAGCGCAACAGTACGACACTGTAGAATCACCGACCTGGTGCATCGATCTTAAACTACGTCTGCCATTTTGGTGCATCAGCCTGAAACTTTGACCATTTTGATGCACATTAAAGACTCTTTGTCAATTCCACTGCACTGTACCAGTGCCCACAGACCTGTAAGTGATTGTATGTAGAGctgacctttttctttttctcacctgTATTGTGCTATCTGCTTTTTCGAGACAAGGTGAGATCCTCGAATCAGACTCTCAGAGGGATAGTAAAAGGGAtgttacaaaaaaaatcttcttaaagagaaaaaaaaaaacataaaagaagaGCCGAAAGACTTCAAAAAGCTTATGCTTATTATATGTCTTTTattgaattttgtttttgaaaaaaaaatagattttaatgCGTGGAATGTGTTTTGGTCAGgaagtacaaaaaaaataacattgttCTGAGctgtctgcttgtttttttattttcctcagcaAACTTTGAAAAACTGCTAAATGAGTGATGTAGTCTCTGGGTTTTTGCATAACTGTCATTcagacttttacttttgatttcctttttttctttgttttgcttaATTATAGTGCTGCCATGGCCTTGGTGTTTAAAGATAAAAAGCTAATTCTGTAAGGTCATGTCCTGTTTGAGTTCATCGATCACTTCTTATCAGGTTCGAGTGGGGAAGCAGAGTTGATTTTGTGTTAAGGAGAAGCCATTGCAACAGCATCTTCAGTACAGGCCTTATATGTTGACTATAGCGAGTCATACCCTCCCAACACCCAATTTATCACCATGTACATTTAAGAGCAGCGAGTCCGAGGCTGTACTTTCGGGTCATGGGAATGTCACCAACAGTCAATGGTCATCGGAACCCTGTGGCTGCCTTTTATGAGATGAGTTCAAAATATACTTCTATTTCATATCTGTAATGTTAAGGGTACTGTTTATataccttgttttgtttttttaaagtgccaATTAATTAAACAGACCATTTAGGTGCATTTTGGGGGCGGGGAAGTGGATCGGTAAGTTAAGATCATTAAAAGgtattttgtggatttgggggTAAAATGGaaccaaaccttttttttcattttgttttcactaaCACTGTATTAATAATTGATAATGTTAGTTGTTTAGAACAAGTTTTCAGTTTGTTATCTTTAAGAACTAAAACCGCAAAATTGTCGCGCATAGAGAACTCAGTTGAGCCACGGTGTTATTGAAGCAAGCGTTCTTAGGCATCCTTTTCTTATATTAGGCTACAGTATGGCTATTGAATGACAAATAGGACACAgacgtttaaaaaaagttttatttagtATAAATGAGAGAgacattataaaaatgtatattttacatgtttatgctatttttgtttaacaaaaggaaaagagtaTATCATGATGAGCTTTAGTGTTGAGTTCAGCGGTCACATCACTGCGTGTGGTTTTCCCGTGTCCCGCCCATGgtcaacataaaacacacacactctttgctTTTCTCACGTCATCCTGAGTTCATCTTATTATTTGCTGGCTAAATAACAAAAAGTGGCAAGTCGATTAAAAAGAGAGCATGCACAAACTTGCTGTTGCGCTATctgttaacatttttaatttcatacaTAGAACTATAGGATTTAATTGATAATTTTCAAAAGTTTATGATGTACAGTATTTAATATAGGCCTATTTTGTTGTATGTGTTGCATATTATTcaaaaactgaacaaactggGGCCTCTGTTACAAGTGGCAAAGCTTTCTGTGTATAATTTGTCTAATAAACAGGTTTTCTACAGTGGGATCGTATTTGTTGTCTTTGCCAAAGGTGGTGAATTTCATCAACAAATTGTGATTGATAACTACTGTTAGATATTGTTGTTATTCTTTGTGATTCAGGGGCTCACCTCTGACATTGAAGTTTTCCCTCACATCACCCCCAACATCTGTGACTTTAAAGAAGAACTGTCCATGGAGATAAGATTTCACACCTTCCACATCACAACTATCACTTCCTGTTCTTTCTGGTGACCCGACTATAAACAAATGTAATCTTTCAACAATATTACCAAATTTCCTTCAGTGTTCAGTCCGGGTGGATATGTCCTGTCAATGCTTTTCCACAAGTCGTTCCAGATTCCGCACAAGTCACATTTTTGCTGTAAAGTCGATCCAGACGTCGGTAAGTAGACGTAAACATGCTTGAATCAAGACGAAACAAAGTTGCTGTAGccacaatgttttgtttttttttcatggattctgtctcttttcttttcttatcatTCATTCATAGACATGTTTAGTTAGACAGCCATGGACGATTCATATGTGACGTCATAGAAGAATCCAAAGTGATCAACAATTATTCCACAGTCAATAGTTCTGTAGAAAAACCCAGTCTTTAGTTTCAAACCTCTGACAATGATTAACCGAGTCTGTCAGCGATTTGTAAACTCGCATCTAAGTGTAATTTTGATGAGCCAATTGATCCAGAACGGAGAGACTTGATTGATGCGGGGGGGGGGTCCTTTAATTAtagattaaatgtattttacctACTTGAAGCTGCAAATTATTTTCATGAGAAAATACTTAGTCAAAGTTCAGTAATTTGGTTTGAATTGGTGATAGATTTTTAGTTCAAGCATGAGCTGAGCTTTTGTGTCTTTCGCTCCAAATCCCTTCAAAggcctgtgtgctgctgttAACAGCTGGAGagagtcactgctgctgctgtcaagtTCAATGGAGCACTACATTGTAGTAGCCTGGTGTAACCAGACGGGGACGCTGTTTAGCTCCCCTGAGTTTCAGAGACATCCCTGAATCTCAGTTTGTGCGCTATTATAAGGTAAGTGAGAGCCATTTGCCATATATTGGGCAtttatggaaaaataaatacttttttagaTGTTTATGGAGAATTAAATTCCATGTTGCACCAACGATTGACAACCAACTTGATGTGAAGCATCATATTTGTGGAAGTCTCGTCGTTTCGTGCATGTTCACCTTCATGTATTATCCCTTGAGGGTTTCTGGAAGCAACATTAGAAACCATTTTTCAGTAATGCAGGATTAAAGCTTTTACTTAAGAAAAGTTTAGCaaagcaacaacacagaaaaaactACGTGTAAAAGTGCTACTCTCAAAATTgtccttttactttttaaagtattttaagcAAAATCAAAGTATAGAACAAGTGTTTTATTGATCTTATTGTTTCCTTCAACTTTTAACTaaagcttattattattattattattagtgttagTATTAATTTTGATCAATAGCCtcatatcatattttataacaTATCTTAAATGTTGATCTTCACAGTAAGTTGTAACTAAAGctaaatgtatattttgatcAATACTTGTTACTTTTTTCCAATATTTCCCTCTCACGTGTTGTCTGAGTACTTTGCACtatgtgaaaaatgtaatttcacttATATTGAACTAAGAAACTGGAAAAGTTAGAGAAGTTAATTTGAGAGCTTCATATAAAGTTTTTGGAGTAAAGTACGTCATCGGGGTATCAGAAGTGTATTAAAGTATTGGTCTGAAGTACAGTGAAGTTTTTGCAGTAAAGTACTTCATCGGAGTATCAGACGTGTACTAAGTGAAGTACAGTGATGTTTTGAACTCCCAGCTCTCCTCGCTGCTTCAGCCTCGTGCCCGTCGCGCCTCTGTCTCCCGGGAGACGGGGATGAGAAGCGGCAGCACGCAgacccccctctccctctctctccatgcaGGAACCCCCCAGGCGTGACCAATGGAACATAGAGTCTCCATTGTGGCCGCGACACTTTAATAATCGCCAGATACAATATCCAACCTGTCGGTAGCTTCAGGAGCTCTGCCCGGCCCGTTGGACTGGGGGCTCGTAGGTGGGAAGAGGGGGCGAAGGCTCGGCGCCAGACCTCTAGCCCGCAAGACGTCCCCGTgatgaatacatgaataaaaaatagaaaaggcTCATGTCTGCTCATCTCTGAAATTATGGGATTCCTTCCCATAAATTCCCCACGATATCCAGCTTCTCTATAGATTTAGATCATGCAGCGAGGCCTGTATTTAAGCTTTCTTGATATATGGACTATTTCCTGTCAGAGTAGTGAAGTTAAATTGAGACCGCTGCTTATGAGGTCGATTTCTCTCCTTTAATGTTGGACACCAGCCACGAACAGTTGCTGCCTTTGATCACTGTGCCTCATACATTGGGCTACTGTAAGAAACATGTTGCTATATCCTTCTTATCCTAAATCCACCGTGGCAATTAGGTTAAATAGCCAATTTCCACCCAGCAATTAGTCCATTGTTCATTTGCCAGGTTATAGGCCTAAAGTTTGCATCTCACTAAGCATGGCTGCTCTGATCAGTAGACTGCAGGTGATTTCCTCAGCAGCTCTAATTTGTCCAAACTTTATTCTTCCAGTCAAAACAACCTGTCCTTTTCCACTCAAACTTTTAAAtaagagataagataagataagactttatgGGGctaagtgaaaataaaaataagaaggCCGAAAAGGTGTAAAGTgcattataaattaaataaattattaagtGTATAGAGAATCAGTGCCTATATGGAAAGGACAATGTAGAAacgagaataaaataaacaagttaCATGAGTCAGTGAAACTAATACTAAACAAAAGTGGCAGTAAGTAGAAATGATAAAAGTAAGTTGTATGAGATATTACACATGATATTGAAATAATATGATGAAAAAAGAGTAATGATACATATTGCACAGTAATAGTtatattacacaaataaaataacttaGGATTATTGGAAAGTGAACATTAGCAATGGTATATGTTGTATTGTCAAAGTTTTTGCaagtgtgcgtgcgcgtgtctTCTCCTCCAGCCTATTTCCAAGTTGCCAGCCGCGCGCTCCACAGGCCTGCACGGCTCTCCAGCTCAGTGGAGAAACAGTGCTGAGCGCACCAGAGCCCTGCTCATGTTTCCGTTCCCTGTGAAGACCTTTCTCCCGACAGGGCGTTCCGAGGGCCGGATCAAAAGCTTTCAGAGCCGCctcaaaagaaaaatggaaactgGAGATGATCTTAGAATGAATGAATTGACAATGAGCGCTCGAGCCCCGGGAGCCGGAAAGAttgtttaactttgtttttgtgtttggttttggggGTTTGGGGAAGAAATTTGATCAAACTTTACTTTGGCACAAAACTATAAATTTTTGGACAGTCTAATCCCCAACttcattatgtttgtttttattgtaacttatttcatgtttttgtgcaatttgtttttattaaaaactcaAATACCGGTGGGGTAACGTGCATTTTAACAGTATTAGgggaacatgtttttaattaaatgtatttatttcagtgcCCACATGGGATAATGTGTTATACCTGATATCTTACTGCTGTATCACATGAATTCCCCAGTTTGGGATCAGtaaagtccatccatccatctttaccCCTTATCATTTAGGATGTTCTTCTCTGTCTAtctaactatctatctatccatccatccatccatcttaaCCCCTTATTGTTTAAGGATGTTCTgctctatctgtctgtctatctatccatctatccatctatccatctatctatctatccatccatccatacatccatacatccatctatctatctatccattaatctatccatctatccaccTATCCACCCATCTGTTAATGTAACCTACCCTGGTCTGTGTTGATACAGACTAATCTATGGAGTCAGGGGGTTCTTGTGGGTAATGTCGAGCTAACTTTCATAGACCAACCCCTGGTTAGCTCAGTGACACGGAGGAAATCATTGCACAGAAGACTCTTCGACAGTTGAGGCCAAATTGACTGACATTCTGACTCGTGATGCACACACGCGGACAGGTATGGGAGCTCTGGCCCCGCGTGCGCACGCCTCGCGCTGCCCACGCTCCTGACCTAAAACAACGCGCGTCCTGTGGGAGGTTCCCCTTACCTCCCTTTGCGTGAAACCCTCCTTGAATCGTTACGTGATCATAAACAGTCCTGCTTCAGGGGGCCGTGATCACCTCTCCCGGGTCTAACCGAGCCTTCTCATTGGACGTCAACACAACGACCGGCGCGAGGAGGGGGGCTCCCAGGCGCGTGCCGCTTTTTAAACCGACCCCGCGCCTCGAGACACCAGAGAAGGAGTCCCGCACGCGACCGATCTACCCGCACAGTGCGCGTCCCTGAGAACTTTTCTGTCCAACGCTGCTGCCGCGCCCGTGGAGACATGGAGGTCCTGAGTGTGGACGACTGGAGCAAAGACGCGCCGGGGGAGTCCCGCTACGAGCCCGGACTGACGCTCGTGGACAGCGGCAGTGACCCACGCGCCTGGCTGGCCTCGGTGCAGCCGCCTGGCACCTGTGCGGCACACGCCACTTCACCCGACTACCTGCAGCAATCGCCCTGCCCGAGCACCGGCTCCTACAACGGTGAGAACCCACTCACTTTGCATTGTTTAGAACATTTGGAGAAACTTCCACAGTGGTCACCTGCAAATGTGATGCACTGAGTTTTGCAGCTGAGTCCTTCTGCACTGAAGTGGCACATTAGCAGAAAGAAGCATCGTGATCTGAAGTGCAAAGTTTATATTGTGCAATTAAAAACCTTGTGATGCACTCAAGAAGTCTGTAACTAAACTTGTCTTGTCCTCTGCAGAGAGCGGCTCCCCGGGGTCCTCCGGCCTCCCCAGCCCTCCCAGCTACAGAAAGTCAGCCAagagcccctcctcctcctcgctcaaAGTCCGGGACCTGTGCCGCCTCCAAGGCACCGTCTCCGGGTCCGATGAGGAGGGGTCCGCCAGGCAGAGAGCCCCGTCCAGCAGACCGGGCAACGGGGTCCAGAAGCAGAGGCGCGTGGCCGCCAACGCGCGCGAGAGGAGAAGGATGCACGGGCTGAACTACGCGTTCGACGAGCTGCGCAGCGTCATCCCGGAGCTGGACAACGACAAGAAACTGTCCAAGTACGAGACCCTGCAGATGGCGCAGATCTACATCAACGCGCTGGCGGAGCTGCTCGAGGCTCCGGTGACCTCCTCCAGCGGCggcagcaccagcaccaccagcagcaccagcaccaccagcagcagcagcagcgcggGCATCTCAAGCT belongs to Hippoglossus stenolepis isolate QCI-W04-F060 chromosome 9, HSTE1.2, whole genome shotgun sequence and includes:
- the atoh1a gene encoding protein atonal homolog 1a, which produces MEVLSVDDWSKDAPGESRYEPGLTLVDSGSDPRAWLASVQPPGTCAAHATSPDYLQQSPCPSTGSYNESGSPGSSGLPSPPSYRKSAKSPSSSSLKVRDLCRLQGTVSGSDEEGSARQRAPSSRPGNGVQKQRRVAANARERRRMHGLNYAFDELRSVIPELDNDKKLSKYETLQMAQIYINALAELLEAPVTSSSGGSTSTTSSTSTTSSSSSAGISSSHSPNCDIMLSSDSGFDGATDRASASSAAGRTAAAVPVSSSGLPGTTFRSSSSSFDKEFSALIEEAMCSPSPPSCSRPGGSLAAAGGRKESPRSDGEFSPHSHFSDSDEIAMELHSSEEDDLSELKLPRHHLHRLPVSF